The bacterium genome segment CTCATCACGACGTTCCTGAAACCGGGGCCGAACCTGACGCTGTCGTCCGGACAGCTTTGGCTGTCGCTGCATTTCTATTACGCGTATCTCTACATGGATTTTTCCGGGTACTCCGACATCGCGATCGGCATTTCGCGCCTGTTCGGATTCCGGATCATGGAAAACTTCAACTGGCCGATCTTCGCGTGGAACATCCGCGAATTCTGGCGCCGCTGGCACATCTCGCTGACGAGCTGGCTGACCGAATACGTCTATTTCGGGCTCGGCGGAAACCGCAAGGGCGAGACGCGCGCCATGCTGAACACGATGATCACCATGATGCTCATCGCGCTCTGGCACGGCTCCGTGCTCTTGCAGCACTACTTCATCTGGGGCATCTACCTCGGCCTCGGGCTCGTGTTTTTCCGGCTGTGGATGCGTTTCAAGGCGCGATTCCTGCCGCAATTCGCCGGCGATCCGACGTGGTGGGGACGCGCCATCGGCATCGTGCTGACGATCGAATACATGAACATCTCCTGGCCGATCTTCCTGTTCGACACGCGCATCGCGATTGTCGTGTACCTGAAAATGTTCGGGATCGTGGGGGGATGAATGAGGATTGAGGATCGAGGATTGAGGATCGAGTCGTCATCGCATCCGACGGTACACGGAGAGCACCGGGAAGACACGGAGGGCACGGAGGGATTGTCCATGTCGTCCATGACGTCCATGCGGTCCATCGTGTCCATCACCGCGCGAGGCGCGGGCACAATAATCGGAGAACACGCATGACCAACTTTCCCAGGGAATTCGGCCTCGCGCTTCTGGCGACCGGCCTGTTGCTGCTCGTGTTGTTTTTCGGCAGTTCGGGCCCGCAATTCATTTACGCGATGTTCTAGGAAGGCTGGAAGGCTGGAAGGCTGGAAGACGGAAAGGCCGGAAGACTGAAAGGCTGAAAGGTCGTCGCAAAGACGCGTCTGGGTGCGATGTCGGAGCCGCGGGCACTCGCTACTCACTCAATCCTCAATCCTCAATCCTCGATCCTCGTTTTTGAACACCCTTTCCAGAAACGCCCGCGCCTCCGCATAGATCCCCGGTTCGGTCGATTCGCGCGGGCCGGCGACGTTCAGCACGCGCACGCCGTATTTCTCGATGAACGCGCGCGCCACCGCGATGTCTTTTTCTCGTGGGCGCACCACCGCTACGGGCCGCCCGTGCTTGACGGCCATGCGTTCGGTGTAGGCACTCCCGCCGGCGAGTCGGCCGGGCGCCACGATGAGCGTCGCGTCCGCGTTGCGCGCGTTCCACTCCGTACGCACGTGATATTCCGCGCTCGGCGTTTCGATGAGTGGATACGCGGCGTCGATTGGCCCGTCTTCCGCGAGCCGCCCGGCCGGGCACCATCCGCCGATCGGCAAACCCGCCGCGAGCGCGGCGTCGAGGCCGGCCCGATCGACGCCGGTTTGTCCGCCGGATATCACTTTTTCGAGATTTTTCATTTTTTCGTTTGACGTCCCATCCACGATCGCGCGACTTATTTCACGCGACGCCATCGCATGAACCAATCGGAACGATCCGGCAAGGCCAACTCTTATTGACCGCGTTTTGATGTGAGGCACGACAGGTCGCGACGCAAGGGGGCGCCGCGACACGGGGCTGTTTCATAAAAGGAGGCTCGTATGAGGTCAACGTTAGTCCTGGTTGCGATGGTTTTGCTGGTCGCGGTCACGGCGTTCGCCAAGGAGGAGGCGATGGCGCCAACGCCTTCGCCGGACGCGCTGCGGACCGTGGCCGCTTTTTCCGGAA includes the following:
- a CDS encoding putative molybdenum carrier protein, with the protein product MKNLEKVISGGQTGVDRAGLDAALAAGLPIGGWCPAGRLAEDGPIDAAYPLIETPSAEYHVRTEWNARNADATLIVAPGRLAGGSAYTERMAVKHGRPVAVVRPREKDIAVARAFIEKYGVRVLNVAGPRESTEPGIYAEARAFLERVFKNEDRGLRIED